A window of Maniola hyperantus chromosome 26, iAphHyp1.2, whole genome shotgun sequence contains these coding sequences:
- the LOC138404189 gene encoding gastrula zinc finger protein XlCGF57.1-like, whose product MFTCDICRKMYNRKHFLIKHIQTHTKVRELTCKICQYKFSSQSNLTSHMQNHTGEKPSSCTLCEYKSARNGDLVRHMRTHTGEKPFSCTLCNYESARSSGLVCHMRTHTGEKPYPCMICDCSCVSNSKLLLHMRTHTGEKPFTCKQCNYKCAHNSSLVSHMRTHTGEKPFTCKQCNYKCAQNYTLVSHMKTHTGIKPYTCKFCKYKSAVNRNLVRHMSKHTGKNLSRVHCASTKVQGMVI is encoded by the coding sequence ATGTTCACTTGTGATATTTGTCGAAAAATGTATAATAGAAAACATTTCTTAATTAAACACATACAGACTCACACTAAAGTAAGAGAGTTGACTTGCAAGATTTGCCAATACAAATTTAGCTCTCAAAGTAATTTGACGTCGCACATGCAAAACCACACTGGAGAAAAACCTTCTTCGTGTACATTGTGCGAGTACAAAAGTGCAAGGAATGGTGATTTAGTGCGCCACATGAGAACTCATACTGGCGAAAAACCATTCTCGTGTACGTTATGCAACTATGAAAGTGCCAGGAGTAGTGGTTTAGTATGTCACATGAGAACCCatactggcgaaaagccttacCCGTGCATGATATGCGATTGCAGTTGTGTATCAAATAGTAAACTGTTAttacacatgagaactcacacaggTGAAAAACCATTTACATGTAAGCAGtgcaattacaaatgtgcacaCAATTCCAGtctagtgagtcacatgagaactcacacaggTGAAAAACCATTTACATGTAAGCAGtgcaattacaaatgtgcacaaaATTACACTCTAGTGAGTCACATGAAAACTCACACTGGTATCAAACCTTACACATGTAAATTTTGCAAGTATAAAAGTGCAGTAAATAGGAATTTAGTGAGACACATGAGTAAACACACTGGTAAAAACCTTTCTCGTGTACATTGTGCAAGTACAAAAGTGCAAGGAATGGTGATTTAG
- the LOC138404122 gene encoding transcription factor che-1-like: MRTHTGEKPFSCMICDFSCVSNSKLLLHMRTHTVIHMRTHTGIKPYTCKFCKYKSAENCNLVRQLCDYKCDSNSTLMRHMKSTLVKSLHHVRELHVSL; the protein is encoded by the exons ATGAGAACTCATACTGGCGAAAAACCATTCTCGTGTATGATATGCGATTTCAGTTGTGTATCAAATAGTAAACTGTTAttacacatgagaactcacacag TGattcacatgagaactcacactggcaTCAAACCTTACACATGTAAATTTTGCAAGTATAAAAGTGCAGAAAACTGTAATTTAGTGAGACAGTTGTGTGATTACAAATGTGATTCGAATAGCACGCTAATGAGGCACATGAAATCCACCCTGGTGAAAAGCCTTCATCATGTTCGTGAACTGCACGTCTCACTCTGA